From the Methanobacterium spitsbergense genome, one window contains:
- a CDS encoding CcdC protein domain-containing protein produces the protein MVVIYPDINMFNSQSFLVIIIILVILQLRQRRIKRPLGLMILPAFMLFITIFIVQNIIFTSLLNFILIIASFITGVLIGITLGNFFDVKVEKDGDMFLKGSFAAVLLWILVIALKFYGDNLLTNSGYIDLNVLSSMLLMLTLGAMIARRLFIYNKFRKKIKEIK, from the coding sequence ATGGTTGTCATATATCCAGATATCAACATGTTCAATAGTCAGTCCTTCCTTGTTATTATCATAATATTGGTAATATTACAACTTCGCCAAAGAAGGATAAAAAGACCATTGGGATTGATGATCCTCCCTGCATTTATGTTGTTTATAACAATATTTATTGTTCAAAATATTATTTTCACAAGTTTATTGAATTTTATCCTTATCATTGCAAGTTTCATTACGGGAGTACTAATTGGAATTACACTTGGTAATTTCTTTGATGTAAAGGTAGAAAAGGATGGGGATATGTTTCTGAAGGGGTCCTTTGCTGCGGTCCTACTTTGGATTTTGGTAATAGCTCTCAAGTTTTATGGTGATAATCTATTAACTAATTCAGGATATATAGATCTTAATGTTTTGAGTTCTATGTTATTGATGCTTACATTAGGAGCAATGATAGCTCGTCGACTTTTCATTTACAACAAGTTCAGGAAGAAAATTAAAGAAATTAAATAA
- the larB gene encoding nickel pincer cofactor biosynthesis protein LarB: MREILQKLSDGEISAETAEKMLKTMHIMEIEDFAKMDMCREVRTGVPEAVFAEGKENDEIVKIVMKCADNDGIMVTRLQNDRYQSIKEDLSPLIDRGFKLNYNRKARILVVKEHDPKKIGKIGIITAGTSDIPVAEEARIVAEEVGCDVLRSYDVGVAGIHRLFSQVRIMLEEEVEVLIVVAGMEGALPSVVAGLVDMPVIGVPSSVGYGVGEGGFTALYAMLQSCAPGIAVVNIDNGFGAALFASTIIKSRIKREI, encoded by the coding sequence ATGAGGGAAATACTTCAAAAACTTTCAGATGGAGAGATATCAGCTGAAACAGCTGAAAAAATGCTCAAAACCATGCATATTATGGAGATAGAAGATTTTGCAAAGATGGATATGTGTCGTGAAGTTAGAACTGGAGTCCCAGAAGCTGTATTTGCAGAAGGAAAGGAAAATGATGAGATCGTAAAAATTGTCATGAAATGTGCTGATAATGACGGTATAATGGTAACAAGGCTTCAGAATGACAGATACCAATCCATAAAAGAAGATTTGAGTCCACTTATTGATAGGGGATTTAAACTAAATTATAATAGAAAGGCAAGGATATTAGTTGTAAAAGAACATGACCCGAAAAAGATAGGTAAGATAGGTATAATTACCGCAGGTACATCAGACATACCAGTTGCTGAAGAAGCCAGAATAGTTGCAGAAGAAGTGGGTTGTGATGTTTTAAGATCTTATGATGTGGGTGTGGCAGGTATACACAGACTTTTCTCTCAAGTTAGGATAATGTTGGAAGAAGAGGTGGAAGTACTCATAGTTGTTGCAGGAATGGAAGGTGCTTTACCTTCGGTGGTAGCGGGTCTTGTGGATATGCCTGTTATTGGTGTTCCATCCTCAGTAGGTTATGGTGTTGGTGAAGGTGGATTCACAGCACTTTATGCAATGCTACAATCTTGTGCACCAGGTATTGCTGTGGTTAATATTGACAATGGTTTTGGAGCTGCTTTATTTGCTTCAACAATTATTAAATCACGAATTAAAAGAGAAATTTAA
- a CDS encoding MFS transporter: MDKNQYKWGVVIIACMAIFIIVLDSSAMNVAITTLIVELNTTLSTIQAIIALYALIIASLMLLGSKIQDILGRKKTFLIGLVIYAIGTITATLSVNAIMLMIGWAVLEGIGAALILPATTTLVGASYKGKDKVTAFGIWGGIAAMGAAIGPIIGGIFTTYLTWRLVFGSELVFIVIIFLFRNYLTESKPTLKWKDLDKLGALLSITSLILIVLGILLLTTPQNWSYVLLLIGSGSILFLIFLLSQRRRINKGLEPLSDIRLLKNRVFGLGNINSIIQQIPLAGFLFIIPVFLQQVTKADAFTTGLVLLPASITILIFSLLGARLSSVLGSKYILMIGFIVSALGSIILGGSFNLYTQAIDIVPGTIVFGVGIGFLLSQLTNLTMSAARSDQETDASGLFNAFKNLGYSVGTALIGVLLLLGIFGGLSTSIESSGIAANMSSEQIDSSLVAYVEKMQTTTLNIPPNMVPLANQIVDSTISSAMKHTFNILALILLLGFITSIFLPSKRKSVN, from the coding sequence ATGGATAAAAATCAGTATAAATGGGGTGTTGTAATAATTGCCTGCATGGCAATTTTTATTATCGTTTTAGATTCATCTGCAATGAATGTGGCCATTACTACATTGATTGTAGAATTAAATACTACTCTATCAACTATCCAGGCTATTATAGCATTGTATGCATTAATTATTGCATCTTTAATGTTATTAGGCAGTAAAATTCAGGATATTCTTGGTAGAAAAAAGACATTTCTAATAGGATTGGTTATATATGCGATTGGTACTATTACGGCAACTCTAAGTGTAAATGCAATCATGTTAATGATTGGATGGGCTGTTCTTGAAGGTATTGGAGCTGCACTGATTTTACCTGCAACAACAACATTAGTTGGTGCTAGTTACAAGGGTAAAGATAAGGTCACTGCATTTGGAATTTGGGGAGGTATTGCTGCGATGGGTGCTGCAATTGGCCCTATAATAGGGGGAATTTTCACTACATACCTTACTTGGAGACTTGTTTTTGGTTCCGAACTTGTTTTTATTGTAATTATATTTCTATTTAGAAACTACTTAACAGAATCTAAACCGACTTTGAAATGGAAAGATTTAGATAAATTAGGTGCATTACTTTCAATTACATCCCTTATTTTAATTGTTTTGGGTATTTTATTACTCACCACACCTCAGAACTGGTCATATGTTTTGTTGTTGATAGGTTCTGGTTCTATACTATTCCTAATATTTTTATTATCCCAGAGAAGAAGAATTAATAAAGGCTTAGAGCCTTTATCTGATATAAGACTACTTAAAAACCGTGTATTTGGATTGGGTAATATTAACTCCATAATACAACAAATACCCTTAGCAGGATTTCTTTTTATCATTCCGGTATTTTTACAACAAGTAACAAAGGCAGATGCATTCACCACTGGACTTGTACTTTTACCTGCATCAATAACTATTTTAATTTTCTCTCTACTTGGAGCGAGACTTTCATCTGTTTTAGGTTCTAAATACATCTTAATGATTGGATTTATTGTTTCAGCATTGGGTTCAATAATTCTGGGAGGATCGTTCAACTTATACACACAAGCAATCGATATCGTACCTGGAACTATTGTATTTGGGGTGGGAATAGGATTTTTACTTTCCCAGCTAACTAATCTAACAATGTCAGCAGCTAGGAGTGATCAAGAAACTGATGCATCAGGATTATTTAATGCCTTTAAAAATTTAGGCTATTCTGTTGGAACCGCATTAATTGGTGTCCTGTTGTTGTTAGGAATTTTTGGTGGCCTTTCCACGTCAATAGAATCATCAGGAATAGCAGCAAATATGAGTTCAGAACAAATAGATAGTAGTTTAGTAGCGTATGTTGAAAAAATGCAGACTACTACTTTGAATATTCCGCCTAATATGGTTCCATTAGCAAATCAGATTGTGGACTCCACTATTAGTTCTGCAATGAAACACACTTTCAACATTTTGGCTCTTATACTACTTTTAGGATTCATTACGAGTATATTTTTACCATCAAAGAGAAAATCTGTCAATTAA
- a CDS encoding PAS domain S-box protein — protein MISNRIIIVENNTISANEIRVAIEYLGYEDIRVVYFGKEVLKELNLFNPDIVLISINVDKINEIETANKIKQNFEFPIIYLIDKCDEKFIEKSLLTETDYYILKPLNGTAFNNTINIINKKLNENKEMLPKLMDNLPGMAYHCKNDQNWTMEFVSSGCYALTGYKESNIILNKKISYNSIIHPEDRSKVKKAVDKGLNKKKSYEITYRIITANNKIKYVWEQGRGIFSEKNELLFLEGLILDITQHKKTEKKLKRYNRALRVISECNQVLVRSNNETELLKQICNVLVDMGQYIFAWIGFAEDNKEKSVTPIVHSGKENGYLEIANLSWANNKRGSSTVGKSIRTGKTTIFNNMLEEPNFSIWRDEAHKRGYESVISLPLKINSNIIGMLAIYSSETDAFDTEEVKLLEELAYDLSYGVNALRTKKENEKIQKSLKESEERFRKLIQNSSDLIRILDKEGRIIFDSPSSARILGYPEGSLLGKSPLDFIHPDDYDKVKTDLQQVFDYTNPGIPTEFRIRKANGAYIPVESVSQNLTNVPSINGIVVTTHPIKERKEMEDALRKSEKRYRTLFEADPNYNILLDANGVILDVNDATINVLGLSKENMVGKHFTELKIFEDNINFYRERFHKISSEKIIKPFESMLLDKYGNIRHIYIQISPIRDNKNISFFLIIAIDITEQKEFENALKNSVKEKEVLVQEIHHRVKNNMQIISSLLNLQSRYVEDDEAVDVLKESQNRVKSMAMIHEKLYQSEDLTNINFKEYIISLISNLFYSYNIDKNKIKKIIDIEEIKLNMETAIPCGLIISELISNSLKYAFPNRIGGQITVFLKFIEEEYVLTISDNGIGLSDELDFKNTDSLGLQLVNSLINQIDGEIELNKNHGTTFIIRFKELKYAKRL, from the coding sequence ATGATTAGTAACAGGATTATAATTGTTGAAAACAATACAATAAGCGCTAATGAAATTCGAGTTGCTATCGAATACTTAGGGTATGAAGATATTAGAGTAGTTTACTTTGGTAAAGAAGTTTTAAAAGAATTAAATCTATTTAATCCAGATATAGTTCTAATTTCTATTAATGTTGATAAAATAAATGAAATAGAAACTGCTAATAAGATTAAACAGAATTTTGAGTTCCCAATAATCTACCTAATAGATAAATGTGATGAAAAATTCATAGAAAAATCACTTTTAACCGAAACTGACTACTATATTTTGAAGCCTCTAAATGGAACTGCATTTAACAATACCATTAATATTATAAACAAAAAATTAAATGAAAATAAAGAAATGCTTCCAAAATTAATGGATAACCTTCCAGGTATGGCCTATCACTGTAAAAATGATCAAAATTGGACAATGGAATTTGTAAGTAGTGGATGTTATGCATTAACAGGATATAAAGAATCAAATATAATTCTAAATAAAAAAATATCCTATAACTCCATTATACATCCAGAAGATCGAAGTAAAGTTAAAAAAGCAGTAGATAAAGGTTTAAACAAGAAAAAATCATATGAAATTACCTATCGAATAATAACCGCCAATAACAAAATAAAATATGTATGGGAACAGGGTCGCGGTATATTTTCAGAAAAGAATGAATTATTATTTCTTGAAGGATTGATCCTAGATATAACCCAACACAAGAAAACTGAAAAAAAATTAAAAAGATATAATAGGGCTTTAAGGGTTATTAGTGAATGTAATCAAGTGTTGGTAAGGTCCAATAATGAAACTGAATTACTCAAACAAATTTGCAATGTTTTAGTAGATATGGGTCAGTACATATTTGCTTGGATTGGTTTTGCTGAAGATAATAAAGAAAAATCAGTCACCCCCATTGTGCATTCAGGAAAGGAAAATGGATATCTGGAAATAGCAAATCTATCTTGGGCCAACAATAAAAGAGGATCAAGTACAGTAGGTAAATCCATTAGAACAGGTAAAACAACCATTTTTAATAATATGCTTGAGGAACCTAATTTTAGCATTTGGAGGGATGAAGCACATAAACGTGGATATGAATCTGTAATCAGTTTACCTCTTAAAATCAATTCAAATATTATTGGAATGCTTGCAATTTACTCTTCAGAAACAGATGCATTTGATACTGAAGAAGTTAAATTATTAGAAGAACTTGCCTATGATTTGTCCTATGGAGTAAATGCATTAAGAACCAAAAAAGAAAATGAAAAGATCCAAAAATCCCTAAAGGAAAGTGAAGAACGATTCAGAAAATTAATTCAAAATTCATCAGATCTTATTCGTATTCTTGATAAAGAAGGACGTATTATTTTTGATTCCCCTTCATCTGCACGTATTTTAGGTTATCCCGAAGGATCACTTTTGGGTAAAAGTCCCCTAGATTTTATTCATCCAGATGATTATGATAAAGTTAAAACAGATTTGCAACAAGTTTTTGACTATACAAATCCGGGAATTCCCACAGAATTCAGAATTCGGAAAGCCAATGGCGCTTATATTCCCGTAGAATCTGTTTCCCAAAATTTAACAAACGTTCCCAGTATCAATGGCATTGTAGTTACCACACACCCAATTAAAGAACGTAAAGAAATGGAAGATGCATTGCGTAAGAGTGAAAAACGATATAGAACACTTTTTGAAGCAGATCCAAATTATAACATCTTGCTAGATGCCAATGGGGTTATATTGGATGTTAATGATGCAACTATTAATGTACTAGGTTTATCTAAGGAAAATATGGTTGGTAAACATTTCACTGAATTGAAAATATTTGAAGATAATATAAATTTTTACAGAGAACGTTTCCATAAAATTTCAAGTGAAAAAATTATTAAACCCTTTGAATCCATGTTATTAGATAAATATGGAAATATTAGGCATATCTATATCCAAATAAGCCCAATACGGGATAATAAAAATATCTCATTTTTTTTAATTATTGCAATTGATATAACCGAACAAAAAGAATTTGAAAATGCTCTTAAAAATTCAGTTAAAGAGAAAGAAGTTCTAGTCCAAGAAATCCATCATCGCGTTAAAAATAACATGCAAATTATTTCAAGTCTACTAAACCTCCAAAGCCGTTATGTGGAAGATGATGAAGCTGTGGATGTTTTAAAAGAAAGTCAGAATAGGGTTAAATCAATGGCAATGATACACGAAAAGCTGTATCAATCTGAAGATTTAACTAATATCAACTTTAAGGAGTACATTATAAGTTTAATTTCAAACCTGTTCTATTCCTATAACATTGACAAAAATAAAATTAAAAAAATTATTGATATTGAAGAGATAAAGTTGAATATGGAAACAGCCATACCTTGTGGATTAATAATAAGCGAATTAATATCTAACAGTCTCAAATATGCTTTTCCAAATAGAATAGGAGGTCAAATAACGGTGTTTCTTAAGTTTATTGAAGAGGAATATGTGTTAACTATCAGTGACAATGGTATAGGTTTATCTGACGAGTTAGATTTCAAAAATACAGATTCATTGGGTTTACAGTTAGTAAACTCTTTGATAAATCAGATAGATGGTGAAATTGAACTCAATAAAAATCATGGAACCACATTTATTATCAGATTTAAAGAGTTAAAATATGCTAAAAGACTATAA
- the nifH gene encoding nitrogenase iron protein gives MVRKIAIYGKGGIGKSTTQQNTAAAMAYFHDQNVMIHGCDPKADSTRLILRGKMQTTMMDTLRDLGEEACTPEAIIEEGFEGIKCVESGGPEPGVGCAGRGVITAITLMEMQGVYDEDLDFVFFDVLGDVVCGGFAMPIRDGKAEEIYVVASGEMMALYAANNLCKGMVKYAEQSGVRLGGIICNSRNVDGELQLLKDFCDKLGTQMIHFIPRDNIVQKAEFNKRSVIEFDPECNQANEYKELADKIINNKNFVIPKPMTMDELEDLVLKYGLMD, from the coding sequence ATGGTAAGAAAAATAGCAATATACGGAAAAGGTGGAATTGGAAAGTCCACAACCCAACAAAACACAGCTGCAGCAATGGCATATTTCCACGATCAAAATGTCATGATCCATGGATGCGATCCAAAGGCAGACAGCACAAGGCTGATTTTAAGGGGAAAAATGCAAACCACCATGATGGATACCCTTCGTGATTTAGGTGAAGAAGCATGTACTCCTGAAGCAATTATTGAAGAGGGATTTGAAGGAATTAAATGTGTTGAATCTGGAGGACCAGAACCAGGAGTTGGATGTGCAGGCCGAGGTGTTATTACTGCAATTACGTTAATGGAAATGCAAGGTGTTTATGATGAAGATTTAGACTTTGTATTCTTCGATGTATTGGGTGATGTTGTATGTGGAGGATTTGCAATGCCAATACGAGATGGTAAAGCAGAAGAAATTTATGTTGTTGCATCAGGGGAGATGATGGCACTTTATGCAGCGAATAACCTCTGTAAAGGTATGGTTAAATACGCTGAACAAAGTGGTGTGCGTCTCGGAGGAATAATATGTAACAGTAGAAATGTGGATGGGGAACTCCAATTGCTTAAAGATTTCTGTGACAAACTAGGCACCCAGATGATCCATTTTATTCCAAGAGACAACATTGTGCAGAAAGCAGAATTCAACAAAAGATCTGTTATTGAATTTGATCCTGAATGCAACCAAGCCAATGAATACAAAGAACTGGCAGATAAAATAATCAATAATAAAAACTTTGTTATACCTAAACCAATGACAATGGATGAATTAGAAGATTTAGTTCTAAAATATGGTCTAATGGACTAA
- a CDS encoding P-II family nitrogen regulator, which translates to MKMIRAIVRPEKVEEVVDALDNAGYVALTKMDVIGRGKQKGIQLENIYYDEIPKTMLLLVAEDDVTKEIIEIIAESSFTGNFGDGKIFVSPVEEAYTVRTRSSTL; encoded by the coding sequence ATGAAAATGATAAGAGCAATTGTAAGGCCTGAGAAGGTTGAAGAAGTGGTTGATGCGTTGGATAATGCAGGATACGTGGCTCTGACCAAGATGGATGTTATAGGGAGAGGTAAACAGAAGGGTATCCAACTTGAGAACATTTACTATGATGAGATACCCAAAACTATGCTGCTGCTTGTAGCTGAAGATGATGTAACAAAAGAAATTATTGAAATAATTGCAGAATCATCCTTTACAGGAAATTTTGGAGATGGAAAGATTTTTGTTAGTCCTGTTGAAGAAGCTTACACTGTTAGAACTAGGAGCAGTACATTATAG
- a CDS encoding P-II family nitrogen regulator: protein MKEIMAIIRPKKVTKTKEVLDSLGFPAMNAIRVMGRGKQRAILNEISFEINEPELLDMEGSMRYIPKRMLALVVPEEDVSLVVEAIMKVNHTGQIGDGKVFVCPIEEALRVRTMENGDEAIS from the coding sequence ATGAAGGAAATAATGGCCATTATACGCCCTAAAAAAGTAACAAAAACAAAAGAAGTTTTGGATTCTCTTGGATTCCCTGCAATGAATGCAATCAGGGTCATGGGGAGAGGTAAGCAAAGGGCGATCCTGAATGAAATCAGCTTTGAAATAAATGAACCAGAACTTTTAGATATGGAAGGTTCGATGCGTTACATTCCGAAGAGGATGTTGGCACTTGTTGTACCTGAGGAGGATGTTTCACTGGTTGTGGAGGCCATAATGAAGGTAAACCACACAGGGCAGATAGGGGACGGTAAGGTGTTTGTATGTCCAATAGAAGAAGCTTTAAGGGTTCGAACAATGGAAAATGGAGATGAAGCAATTTCCTGA
- a CDS encoding nitrogenase subunit alpha, whose translation MPYKLLKVDKEIPEREKHVYVKHCSDPEDQIPNCNTKTIPGSMSERGCAFAGVKGVITGAIKDVIHVVHSPIGCTSYGYGTKRYPTSPDLPNGEKFPIDNFNLKYILGTDLQESDVVFGGMKKLRQSIIEAHKEFPEANAIYAYSTCTTGLIGDDMDAVAKELTEELGTKVVAFNAPGFCGPSQSKGHHVGNLTLFNNLVGTKEPIETTPYDVNLIGEYNIDGDLWVIKEYLDEMGINLLSKFTGDCSHDEICWMHRAKLSLVRCQRSATYIADLIEEKYGVPYIKVDFFSTKYCAENLRTIGKYFGLEKEAEKVIEDRMKIVGPELEFYKSKLQGKRVFIFSGGPKSYHLSKPLEDELGMETVAVASQFEHKDGFEKMKSRVNDGTLIMDDPNSLEFEEIIEEYKPDLILAGVKEKYLAIKLGVPCLLIHSYENGPYMGFEGFVNLAKDMYSNIYSPVWDLLEFEDHVEEFGAEGVKIESGTNSEESDGIKEPKNRGEA comes from the coding sequence ATGCCTTACAAGCTTTTAAAAGTAGATAAAGAAATTCCTGAAAGGGAAAAGCATGTATATGTAAAGCACTGCTCTGACCCTGAGGATCAAATACCAAATTGTAACACAAAGACCATACCAGGGTCCATGTCAGAGCGGGGATGTGCATTTGCAGGTGTAAAAGGAGTTATTACTGGAGCAATAAAGGACGTAATTCATGTTGTGCACTCTCCAATTGGATGTACAAGTTATGGGTATGGGACAAAGAGATACCCTACCTCTCCTGATCTTCCTAATGGTGAAAAGTTTCCAATAGATAACTTCAACCTGAAGTATATTCTGGGCACTGATCTCCAGGAATCTGATGTAGTGTTTGGTGGAATGAAAAAACTTAGACAATCTATTATTGAAGCTCACAAAGAATTTCCAGAAGCCAATGCAATTTACGCATATTCAACATGTACTACTGGATTAATTGGGGATGATATGGATGCAGTAGCTAAAGAATTAACAGAAGAACTAGGAACTAAAGTTGTTGCATTTAATGCTCCCGGATTTTGCGGACCTAGCCAGTCCAAGGGGCATCATGTTGGAAATCTAACCCTTTTTAATAATCTGGTTGGTACCAAAGAACCGATAGAAACCACGCCTTATGATGTGAACCTAATTGGAGAATATAACATTGATGGTGACTTATGGGTTATTAAAGAATATTTGGATGAGATGGGAATAAATCTTCTGAGTAAATTCACAGGAGACTGTAGTCATGATGAGATATGTTGGATGCACCGAGCTAAATTAAGTCTCGTAAGATGTCAAAGATCTGCAACATATATCGCAGACTTAATTGAAGAAAAATACGGTGTTCCATATATTAAAGTTGACTTCTTCAGCACAAAATACTGTGCAGAAAACCTCAGAACAATTGGTAAGTACTTTGGTCTTGAAAAAGAGGCCGAAAAGGTAATTGAAGATCGTATGAAAATAGTGGGACCAGAACTGGAATTTTACAAGAGCAAACTTCAAGGAAAACGGGTTTTTATATTTTCAGGAGGACCAAAAAGTTATCACCTATCCAAACCCCTTGAAGATGAGCTTGGAATGGAAACAGTTGCAGTTGCATCCCAGTTTGAACACAAAGACGGTTTCGAGAAGATGAAGAGCAGGGTTAATGATGGAACCCTTATTATGGATGATCCCAATTCATTGGAATTTGAAGAGATAATTGAAGAATATAAACCTGACCTGATACTTGCAGGTGTAAAAGAGAAATACTTGGCTATTAAATTGGGTGTACCTTGTTTACTTATACATTCATATGAAAATGGGCCATACATGGGATTTGAAGGATTTGTTAATCTGGCAAAGGATATGTATTCTAATATATACAGTCCTGTTTGGGATTTGCTTGAGTTTGAGGATCATGTTGAAGAATTCGGAGCTGAAGGAGTAAAAATTGAAAGTGGAACAAATTCTGAGGAATCTGATGGAATTAAAGAACCAAAAAATAGGGGAGAGGCATGA
- a CDS encoding nitrogenase component 1: MSCINVMEKERNVIINPLKTCQPFGAMFAVTGINKGFPIVHGSQGCSTFVRYGFARHFREPSEIAVTSLHEDAAVFGGRNNLVKGIENLAVRFKPDLIGVITTCSSEIIGDDVFGFADTARENIKKRMGEDSKKIEVIPINTPSFVETHYKGYDNAIKAVVNHLARKNEPNDKVNIIPGIVNPGDVRELKHLIDMMGLEGIFLTDISDPFDAPLRPSKTTMKPFYPKGGVSVDDIRDSANSLGTVSICKYAGSGAKSLEKEHNVPAAINSPPIGIQNTDQFLRELKKFTGNDIPDKLLDERGILIDSMADNASRYLFGRKVAIYGDPDITTGIARFVGELGMEPTMVCTGVKGPEFAKDMEKIAKETGSNIDVMVGQDLRAVEVYLKENPVDIMIGNSDGRLIALDLGIPLIRVGFPVYDRVGYQRQPILGYNGGLYLMDLITNTILEKYYEPTHWKLQQ, translated from the coding sequence ATGAGTTGTATTAATGTTATGGAAAAGGAAAGGAATGTCATAATAAATCCCCTTAAAACATGTCAACCATTTGGTGCCATGTTTGCTGTTACGGGTATAAATAAAGGATTTCCAATAGTTCATGGATCTCAAGGATGTTCAACATTTGTAAGGTATGGTTTTGCACGTCATTTTAGGGAACCATCTGAAATAGCTGTTACATCCCTTCATGAGGATGCGGCAGTATTTGGTGGTAGAAATAACCTTGTAAAAGGTATCGAAAATCTTGCAGTGAGATTTAAACCAGATCTCATTGGAGTTATAACAACCTGTTCCAGTGAAATTATAGGTGATGATGTTTTTGGATTTGCTGATACTGCAAGAGAAAATATAAAAAAACGAATGGGTGAAGATTCTAAAAAAATAGAAGTTATTCCAATAAACACTCCAAGTTTTGTTGAAACCCACTACAAAGGTTATGACAATGCAATTAAAGCAGTTGTGAACCATTTGGCCCGTAAAAATGAACCAAATGATAAAGTCAATATAATACCGGGAATTGTGAATCCCGGAGATGTCAGAGAATTAAAACATCTCATTGATATGATGGGATTAGAAGGGATATTCCTCACAGACATCTCAGATCCTTTTGATGCACCACTTAGACCTTCCAAAACTACTATGAAACCTTTTTATCCAAAAGGAGGAGTATCAGTTGATGATATCAGAGATTCTGCCAACAGTTTAGGAACAGTCTCAATTTGTAAATATGCAGGTTCTGGAGCAAAATCACTTGAAAAGGAACATAATGTTCCTGCAGCAATAAACTCACCACCAATTGGTATCCAAAACACAGATCAATTCCTCAGAGAACTTAAAAAATTCACTGGCAATGATATTCCCGACAAACTTCTCGATGAAAGGGGCATACTCATTGATTCAATGGCAGATAACGCTTCAAGATATCTGTTTGGACGTAAAGTAGCAATATATGGTGATCCCGATATTACAACAGGAATTGCACGTTTCGTTGGCGAGCTTGGAATGGAACCTACAATGGTTTGTACAGGAGTAAAAGGTCCTGAATTTGCCAAGGACATGGAAAAAATTGCTAAAGAAACAGGAAGCAATATTGATGTCATGGTAGGCCAAGATCTCCGTGCTGTGGAAGTTTATTTAAAGGAAAATCCAGTTGATATTATGATTGGTAATTCGGATGGAAGGTTAATAGCTCTGGATCTAGGAATACCTCTAATAAGGGTCGGATTTCCAGTTTATGATAGGGTGGGATACCAAAGACAGCCAATACTTGGTTATAATGGAGGATTGTATCTTATGGATCTAATCACCAACACGATACTAGAGAAATATTATGAACCAACACACTGGAAGCTTCAGCAATAA